Within the Candidatus Eremiobacteraceae bacterium genome, the region CTGGATCGGTTTGGACGACCTTGAGCTCAACGTGGTTGGGCAGCGACGCGCTGATCACTTTGCCGTCGTGGAACTGCACTTCGATGGTCATGCCCTCTTTGAGGAATTCGGTGCCGTCGCCCAGGATGTCGCGGCCGAGGTGGATCTGCTCGTAGTTGGTCTGATCCATGAAATGGTATTCGTCGCCGCTGTTATACAGGTACTGCATCTCGCGCGTGTCGATGATGGCACGCTGCAGCATCTCGCCGGCGCGAAACGTCTTCTCCAAGACGTTGCCGCGCAGCAGATTCTTCAAGCGCGTGCGCACGAACGCCGAGCCCTTGCCGGGTTTGACGTGCTGGAAATCGACGACGGTCCAGATCTGTCCGTCGACGATGACGGAGACGCCGGTCCGAAAATCATTGGTCGAGATCATGTGGCTCCTTGACTTGTCTTCTGCCCGATGCGCGGTTCGGTGCCGGCCCGCAGACGCTCGATGTTGGTCCGGTGCCGCCACAGCACGAGCACGAGCACGATGACCGCGTACGCGATATATGGCCAGGGCGCGTGCAGTGCGTAGAGCGCGATCGGCGCGGAGGCGGTCGCCAGCATCGAAGACAGCGACGCGTACCGGCTGATGATCGCGGTCGCGAGGAACACCACCGCCCACACGAGCGCGGCGTAGAACGACAGCACGATCAGCACCCCTAATCCGGTGGCCACGCCTTTTCCGCCTTCGAAGTGCAAGAAGACCGACCAGTTGTGTCCGACGATAGTCGCAAGCCCGACCGTGGCGATGACCAACGGTGAGGAGTGCAGCACGTAGACCGCGATCGCGCTCGGCACGATGCCTTTGAGGACGTCGCCGCCCAGCGTCAGCACGCCGCCCCAAAAACCCATCGCGCGCAGCGCATTGGCCGCGCCGATGTTGCCGCTGCCCACGGTGCGCAGGTCGACGCCGTAGAGCCCTCTGCCGACGAGCACGCCGAACGGAATCGATCCGATGAGGTACGCCGCGACGATCAGCAGCGCTTCGGGCAGCGAGACGTTCACGGCCGTTCGCCCTCGGCGGCTCCTGCGATGATGATCTCATCGCTCTTCTTCATGTCTTGCTTGACGCGCGGCCGGAAGACCAGGCGCATCGGCGTGCCGACGAAGCCGAACGCGGCGCGCAACGAGTTCTCGAGATGGCGCTCGTACGAGAAGTGCACCAGCTCCGGGTCGTTGACGAAGAAGACGAATTCCGGCGGCGAGGTGCCTGCCTGGGTGACGTAGTGGCACTTGAGCACGCGCCCGCGGAAGCCCGGCGGCGGATGGACGCGGAACACGTCGCGCACGACTTGGTTGAGCTTGGCGGTCGGCACGCGCTTGCGGCGCTCGTCGAACGCCGCCGCCACGGTCGCCCAGATCTTGTGGACGTTCTTCTTGGTCAGGGCCGATGCGTAGAGGATCGGCGCGTACTGCGCAAACGAGAATTCGGCGCGCAACGCGGCCTCCGTCTCTTTGCGGTCGATGGTCGCCGGATCGACGAGGTCCCACTTGTTGACCAACAGGACGAACGCTTTGCCTTCCTCGATCGCCAGTCCGGCGATGCGCCGATCCTGCGAGGTGACGCCCACGGTCGCGTCGATCACCAGCAAGGCGACGTCGCTCTTGCCGATCGCGGCGACCGCGCGCAGGCTTGAATAATAGTCGATGGCCGGCCCGGTCTTGACCGTCTTGCGCACGCCGGCGGTGTCGATGATGACGTACGACCGTCCGCCGGATTCGATCGCCGTGTCGGTCGCGTCGCGCGTCGTGCCGGGCTCGGGCGAGACGATCGCGCGCTCTTTGCCCAGCAGGGCGTTGACCAAAGACGACTTGCCGACGTTCGGCTGGCCGACGATGGCGAGGCGGATCGTGTTCTCGTCCTCGTCGCCTGCCGGCTCGGCTTCGGGCGGCAGCTTGGCGACGATCGCGTCGAGCAGGTCGCCGCTTTGCAGACCGTGGATCGCCGAGACGGCCATCGGCACGTCAAAGCCCAGCGAAGTGAACTCGTAGATCGAGGCCGCAGTGGTAGGCGATTCCACTTTGTTGGCGACGAGCAGCACCTTGGCGCGCTGCGGTCGCAGCAGCTCGGCGACGTCGATGTCGCCCGGCATCACGCCGGTCTGCGAATCCACGACGAACACCACCACGTCGGCTTCGCGGATCGCCAGCTCCGCCTGCGCGCGCGTCTGCGCGGCGACGTCCTTGAGCGCGCCGGTTTCGATGCCGCCGGTGTCGACGACGGTGAGCGTGCGCCCGGCCCATTCGACAGGAGCATACAAGCGGTCGCGCGTCACGCCGGGGGTTGGATCGACGATCGCTTGGCGCGTGCCGGCGAGTCGGTTGAACAGCGAAGACTTGCCCACGTTCGGACGTCCGACGAGAGCGACGAGCGGAGCGGATGACACGGCATAGGGGCATTCGCCGCGAAGGTCGCATCTCCCGGCACAAGGAGACCACGCAGCGCTGATGCTCGCACTCGTACTCGCGGTCGCGGTCGCCGCCACGCAACTACCGCCGCACGGCGGTGCATTCGTGACTACGCTGCCGCTCGGCGCGGACATCTGGGTGGACGGCGCGTACGTCGGCCGGACGCCCGCGTTCGTCGACCTGCTCTCCACCGGCAAGCACACGATCGTCGCCACGCGTACGGGCTGGGAAGCGCAAAGCGCGACCGTCGAGGTGAGCGTAGGCCAAGTGGTGCAGGTCAGCCTCACGCTGGCGCACACCAGCGCGGCGAGCGCGTCGCGCGATTACGGCGCGCTCGACGTGCGCGGCTCACCGGCCGGCGCCACCGTGCTCGTGGACGGCAAGAGGATCGGCGTGATCCCGATGACCGGCGCGAAGCTTACGGCTGGCTACCACATCGTCACCATCATCGGCAAGCCGGACGAGCGCTCGACGCGCGACGTCAATATCTACCCGGACACCACGACGACGGTGTCCATCACCGCGGGCGAGCCCGGCGGGCCCGCAGGCGACATCCTCGAGCCGGTTTCTTCTTATATCCCTGCGCAAGACGTCGCCGTCAACGGCAGCCAGGTGGAGATCAAGTACGGCGGCGCGGACCTGCGCTGCGCGCTGGGGTCGCGCACCTACACGCTGAACGGCAAAGAGGGACTGCTGTCGATCGCGCCGGCGATGATCTCGGGCAAGTTATATCTGCCGCAATCGCTGCTGCAGCACATGAGCGGGAAATAGCACGCGGTGGACGAGGCGGACCAAAGGAAGGATCGCATCCTCGTCGTTGTGCTGCTGCTGGCGCTCGTCGCCCTGGTGGGCCTCATCGTCTTCGGTTTTTACGTGCTTAGCACGCGATTCGCAAGCGCGATACGGCAGTCAGCGTCGGTGGCCGAGAGCGGGCGGTACGCGCTTGGTCCGGATATCGCCGTGCCTCTTTCAGGAACGAGCGGCGACGTGGTCGTGGCTCGGCTCACGCTGCCAGATGTTCCCAAAAATCGTCACTGGTTCGCCGACTCCGTCTACATCGTCGATGAAAAGGATACCCAAAAGTACGTGGAGATCGGCCTCATGCGCCGGCCCGAGGTCGACCGGCGGCTCCGCGCGTACATCGGCTATAAGGGGCCAGGCCGCTCGCTCGACTACCGCGATTTCGCGATCGGCGAGGGCCCGCATTCGCTGGCGATCAGCCGGTCTGGCGACCGATTCACCTTCCAGATCGACGGCGAACAGCGGCCGGAGCAAGCGGCGATCGCGATGGCCCTTCCGTATGCCCAAGTTGCGGCTCAAATATCGAGCCGAGGCGATACGCCGTCCGGAATCGTGACACAGGTGCTGGCAGGACCGCACGGCGGGCTCGCGGTGATCGACCTCTCAGACACTTGCCGCTACGACAATCATGGACTCGTGTTCGTCGATCGCGATAACGGTCTCGTCGCGAGCGGCGCGTTCGCGCAAAGCCTCCCCGGCGTGTATCGTGGAGACTGTTCGGCGTTCGACCGACCAAAGAGCATGATGCAGCGCGCCAAGGGCTAGCACGCGTCCATCACAGGCGAGGTCCAGCGCGGGCGCGAACCGTCGCCCATGCCTTCGGTCTATCTCCAGACGTTCGGCTGTCAGATGAACATCGCCGATTCCAACGGCCTCGCGCATCAGGCGTGGTCCATGGGATGCACGTTCACCGACCAGCCGGACGAGGCGGACATCGTCATCGTCAACACGTGCGCCATCCGCGAGAAGGCGGAGACCCGCGTGTACGGCCGCCTCGGTGCGCTCAAACCGATCAAGGAACGCCGCCCGGCGATGAAGCTGCTGGTGGCCGGCTGCCTGGCCGAAAAAGACCGCGAGATCATGCGTAAGAAGGCGCCGCACGTCGACGCGCTGCTCGGCCCGCGCGACTATAAGAAGTTCAAGGCGCTGCTCGGCTCGTGGGGCGTGCCTACCGACGCGCCGCCGCCGCAGACCGACTTCGCGATGCCCTCGGCAGAAGACGATCCGGGTCAAGACGACAGACCTGGGTTCTCGCATCTGCGCGCGCTCGTCAACATCACGCGCGGCTGCGAGAAGTTCTGCACGTACTGCATCGTGCCGTACACGCGCGGGCCGCTCGAGAGCATCGATCCGGCCGAGATCGAATCGCAGGTGCGCCGCGAGATCCGCTGCGGCGCCGAAGAGATCACGCTGCTCGGGCAAAACGTCAATTCATACTATTGGGAGCCGGAGAAACTCGATTTCGCCGAGCTGCTGCTGCGCATCGGCGCCATCGAAGGGCTCGAGCGCCTGACGTTCCTGACCTCGCATCCGAGAGATTTCGGCCCGCGCGTCGTCGACGCGCTCGCCCAGCTGCCCCACGTGCAGCCGCGTTTGCATCTGCCGGTGCAGAGCGGCAGCAATGGCGTGCTCAAGGCGATGGCGCGGCTGTACACGATCGAGGAGTACCTCGACAAGATCGCCTATTTCCGCGAGCGCCTGTCGCGCTGGGCTTTGACCACCGACCTCATCGTCGGCTATCCGACCGAGAGCGAAGAAGATTTCCTCGCGACGCTCGATCTGGTGCAGCGCGGGACCTTCGAATACGCGTTCATCTTCGCGTTCTCGCCGCGCACCGGCACGCCGGCGGCGACGATGGAGCCGCAGGTCCCGCCGGAGGAGAAGATCCGGCGTCTGCAGGCGGTCAACGCGGCGCAGAACGACGTCACGCGGCGCTTCAACGAATCGTTCCTGGGCGAAACGGTGAGCGTGCTCGCGCAGGGACCGTCGAAGAAAGACGCGTCCAAGATGGCGGGCAAGACCGGGCATAACACGACCGTGATCTATCCGCGCGACGAGCGCACGGCGTTCGCTCCGGTCACCGACGTCGTCATCGAACAGGCCTTCTCGTGGGGCCTAGCGGGCAGCGTGGCCGCGCCGGCCGCAACTCTCAGTGCGGTCGAGTAAACTCGACCGCTCCATATCCCGGAAAGCGCCGCACGAGGATCGCAACGAGCGTGACGCCGGCCGTGCGCCGGTCGTGCCGGCCGACGGCACGATCACCTCGCCGCTCATCGCCCAGTATCTCGAGCTCAAGGCGCAGTATCCCGAGGCGCTGTTGCTTTCGCGCGTCGGCGATTTCTACGAGGCCTACGGCGATGACGCGGAGGACTTGGCGGCATCGGTTCGCATCGTGCTCACCTCCAAAGAAGCGGGCAAGGGAAAACGCGTGGCGATGGCCGGCGTGCCGCACCAC harbors:
- the efp gene encoding elongation factor P: MISTNDFRTGVSVIVDGQIWTVVDFQHVKPGKGSAFVRTRLKNLLRGNVLEKTFRAGEMLQRAIIDTREMQYLYNSGDEYHFMDQTNYEQIHLGRDILGDGTEFLKEGMTIEVQFHDGKVISASLPNHVELKVVQTDPGFRGDTATNLTKPATLETGAVVQVPIFINPDDTIRIDTRDRKYISRV
- the der gene encoding ribosome biogenesis GTPase Der, whose product is MSSAPLVALVGRPNVGKSSLFNRLAGTRQAIVDPTPGVTRDRLYAPVEWAGRTLTVVDTGGIETGALKDVAAQTRAQAELAIREADVVVFVVDSQTGVMPGDIDVAELLRPQRAKVLLVANKVESPTTAASIYEFTSLGFDVPMAVSAIHGLQSGDLLDAIVAKLPPEAEPAGDEDENTIRLAIVGQPNVGKSSLVNALLGKERAIVSPEPGTTRDATDTAIESGGRSYVIIDTAGVRKTVKTGPAIDYYSSLRAVAAIGKSDVALLVIDATVGVTSQDRRIAGLAIEEGKAFVLLVNKWDLVDPATIDRKETEAALRAEFSFAQYAPILYASALTKKNVHKIWATVAAAFDERRKRVPTAKLNQVVRDVFRVHPPPGFRGRVLKCHYVTQAGTSPPEFVFFVNDPELVHFSYERHLENSLRAAFGFVGTPMRLVFRPRVKQDMKKSDEIIIAGAAEGERP
- the miaB gene encoding tRNA (N6-isopentenyl adenosine(37)-C2)-methylthiotransferase MiaB produces the protein MPSVYLQTFGCQMNIADSNGLAHQAWSMGCTFTDQPDEADIVIVNTCAIREKAETRVYGRLGALKPIKERRPAMKLLVAGCLAEKDREIMRKKAPHVDALLGPRDYKKFKALLGSWGVPTDAPPPQTDFAMPSAEDDPGQDDRPGFSHLRALVNITRGCEKFCTYCIVPYTRGPLESIDPAEIESQVRREIRCGAEEITLLGQNVNSYYWEPEKLDFAELLLRIGAIEGLERLTFLTSHPRDFGPRVVDALAQLPHVQPRLHLPVQSGSNGVLKAMARLYTIEEYLDKIAYFRERLSRWALTTDLIVGYPTESEEDFLATLDLVQRGTFEYAFIFAFSPRTGTPAATMEPQVPPEEKIRRLQAVNAAQNDVTRRFNESFLGETVSVLAQGPSKKDASKMAGKTGHNTTVIYPRDERTAFAPVTDVVIEQAFSWGLAGSVAAPAATLSAVE
- a CDS encoding PEGA domain-containing protein, encoding MLALVLAVAVAATQLPPHGGAFVTTLPLGADIWVDGAYVGRTPAFVDLLSTGKHTIVATRTGWEAQSATVEVSVGQVVQVSLTLAHTSAASASRDYGALDVRGSPAGATVLVDGKRIGVIPMTGAKLTAGYHIVTIIGKPDERSTRDVNIYPDTTTTVSITAGEPGGPAGDILEPVSSYIPAQDVAVNGSQVEIKYGGADLRCALGSRTYTLNGKEGLLSIAPAMISGKLYLPQSLLQHMSGK
- the plsY gene encoding glycerol-3-phosphate 1-O-acyltransferase PlsY translates to MNVSLPEALLIVAAYLIGSIPFGVLVGRGLYGVDLRTVGSGNIGAANALRAMGFWGGVLTLGGDVLKGIVPSAIAVYVLHSSPLVIATVGLATIVGHNWSVFLHFEGGKGVATGLGVLIVLSFYAALVWAVVFLATAIISRYASLSSMLATASAPIALYALHAPWPYIAYAVIVLVLVLWRHRTNIERLRAGTEPRIGQKTSQGAT